A genome region from Thalassotalea euphylliae includes the following:
- a CDS encoding DUF599 domain-containing protein, translating to MPFSWFDIFAIIIFILCWAGYTVFARKQAKTTNCIARCLHQHRIHWMYELMTRDVRVTEAALLANLERNIAFFASTSLLVIAGILTLFAQIEKLEGVIASLPFADPSNHLAIQLKLALLAFIFVLAFFHFTWSMRQYGFLNVMIGAAPIDLAGTNPNLKQYAKQMAVVQDQAAHSYNYGLRSYYFSLAVICWFFHPWLFALASLVVVYTLYIREFKSKAVRAITVAQDLLWVEREKGDANAINQTKASIKR from the coding sequence ATGCCGTTTAGTTGGTTCGATATTTTCGCCATCATTATTTTTATTCTCTGCTGGGCTGGTTATACGGTATTTGCGCGTAAACAAGCAAAAACCACCAATTGTATTGCTCGTTGCTTGCATCAGCACAGAATTCATTGGATGTACGAGCTAATGACTCGCGATGTTCGCGTAACTGAGGCGGCACTGCTTGCCAATTTAGAACGCAATATCGCTTTCTTTGCCTCAACGTCACTGTTGGTTATCGCTGGTATATTGACTTTATTTGCGCAAATCGAAAAGCTGGAGGGAGTGATTGCGTCGCTGCCTTTTGCTGACCCGTCGAATCACCTTGCGATACAACTTAAACTGGCCTTATTGGCATTTATATTTGTATTAGCGTTTTTCCATTTTACTTGGTCAATGCGTCAATACGGTTTTTTGAACGTTATGATAGGTGCTGCACCTATTGATTTAGCGGGAACAAACCCCAACCTAAAACAATACGCTAAGCAAATGGCCGTTGTTCAAGACCAAGCCGCACACTCCTACAACTATGGACTGCGCTCCTATTATTTCTCGTTGGCAGTAATTTGTTGGTTCTTTCACCCTTGGTTATTTGCGTTAGCAAGCTTAGTTGTGGTTTACACCTTGTACATTAGAGAGTTCAAGTCGAAAGCGGTTCGTGCGATTACAGTTGCGCAAGACCTTTTATGGGTTGAACGAGAAAAGGGTGACGCTAATGCAATTAATCAAACTAAGGCATCAATTAAACGTTAA
- the rnhA gene encoding ribonuclease HI, translating to MQKHVYIYTDGSCLGNPGPGGYGALLIYKAHEKELSQGYQQTTNNRMELLAPIKALQTLKEGCKVTITTDSQYVRQGITNWIHNWLKNNWKTASKQPVKNVDLWKQLHAEVQRHEIEWKWVKGHSGHPENERCDELARTAAEGKNLIIDQGFGK from the coding sequence ATGCAAAAGCACGTTTATATTTATACCGATGGTTCATGCCTCGGCAACCCCGGCCCAGGTGGCTATGGTGCGCTGCTTATATATAAAGCGCACGAAAAAGAGTTATCACAAGGCTACCAACAAACGACCAATAATCGCATGGAGCTGTTAGCGCCGATTAAAGCGCTACAAACACTCAAAGAAGGTTGTAAAGTGACCATTACGACCGACAGTCAGTACGTGCGCCAAGGCATCACTAATTGGATTCATAACTGGTTAAAAAACAATTGGAAAACTGCCAGCAAACAGCCTGTAAAAAACGTTGATTTATGGAAGCAATTACACGCAGAAGTTCAGCGCCACGAAATTGAATGGAAATGGGTTAAAGGCCATTCGGGTCACCCTGAGAATGAACGTTGCGATGAATTAGCAAGAACAGCTGCCGAAGGAAAAAATTTGATTATTGACCAAGGCTTTGGCAAGTAG
- a CDS encoding carbohydrate binding family 9 domain-containing protein has translation MFARCRQGLAVALLTCSFSLFATPFTHQAKQSIAIPHTNLNAVIDGDLSDPVWQQAKVIFLDNVTSPYENTPSPVKTEARVIDNGKELLVAFIAHDPNPNKMISSIGERDTKWFDDVVGIIIDPLNNRRLSYNFFVNPYGVQNDETFNEITGLPNELWDGIWHSYGKVTEFGYQVEMAIPYQILNFDENKSIQQWPFELVRIYPREQRLRISSVKLDRDNACWLCQYPMAEGFEQAEIGENLQITPALVASYDEQRDIYDPQSDWQSETDVEASLDLRWGITPKTLFNATLNPDFSTVEADAGQLKVNNKFSLFFDEKRSFFLENQHYFESITELVYTRNIADPDYGAKLTGSQGSHNFGAFVSHDEETNFILSGNLSANIASLDTESHSGALRYLYDISQDVTLGVISTFRRADDYHNYVTGLDGSYRINGANSLKFQWLASDTEYPQDLFTQFCRGNCSPNEQVLRSQKEGSFSDNAYQLKYLHDSEYWTLDAQRQWYGEDFRADLGFINRVDYVNDQINIVRSFYQDEQALWSTIDVGSKYAIQHNENGELINREQSFYAFADGPLLSRVELIYVDANKVGLRQDSSNLSIDGNTKRFNEQQWRFFGQLRPNNKTYVSLEGTLGDKIDYDNDRLGDIVELIGNVTWHPNPHLEIDLYHTYSELDADSQNVFTANLTDLRLRYYFDVQSSLKLSLVYQDIDYNPDNNPLSFFSEQERSLATQLIYAYKLNPQTVFFLGYSDNSFEDDFIGSLKQERRTIFTKISYAWR, from the coding sequence ATGTTCGCCAGATGTCGTCAGGGATTAGCAGTTGCCCTGTTAACGTGTTCTTTTTCTCTATTTGCCACGCCATTTACCCACCAAGCAAAACAATCAATCGCCATCCCTCATACTAACCTCAATGCAGTGATAGACGGCGACTTAAGCGATCCGGTTTGGCAACAAGCAAAAGTTATTTTTCTCGATAATGTGACCAGCCCTTACGAAAACACACCGAGTCCAGTAAAGACCGAAGCGCGCGTAATCGACAACGGTAAAGAGCTGCTTGTCGCATTTATCGCACATGATCCCAATCCAAACAAAATGATCAGCTCAATTGGTGAGCGTGACACTAAGTGGTTCGACGATGTTGTTGGTATTATCATTGATCCGCTGAATAATCGCCGCCTAAGTTATAACTTTTTTGTGAACCCCTACGGCGTACAAAATGATGAAACCTTCAATGAAATTACTGGATTACCGAATGAATTATGGGACGGTATTTGGCATTCATACGGTAAAGTAACGGAATTTGGTTACCAAGTGGAAATGGCAATCCCTTACCAAATTTTAAATTTTGATGAGAATAAAAGTATTCAGCAATGGCCATTTGAATTGGTACGCATATATCCGCGTGAGCAACGATTGCGTATTTCCAGTGTAAAACTCGATCGTGACAATGCCTGTTGGCTATGCCAATACCCAATGGCAGAAGGCTTTGAGCAAGCGGAAATCGGAGAAAACTTACAAATTACGCCAGCGCTAGTTGCCAGTTATGATGAGCAACGCGATATCTACGACCCGCAATCTGATTGGCAAAGTGAAACGGATGTTGAAGCTAGCCTAGATTTGCGCTGGGGGATCACCCCAAAAACCTTGTTTAACGCGACACTTAACCCTGATTTTTCAACCGTTGAAGCCGATGCTGGCCAGCTCAAAGTTAACAACAAGTTTTCACTGTTTTTTGATGAAAAGCGCAGCTTTTTTCTTGAAAATCAACACTACTTTGAAAGCATTACCGAGCTTGTATACACCCGTAATATTGCCGATCCTGATTACGGCGCAAAGTTAACCGGCAGCCAAGGTTCACATAACTTTGGTGCATTTGTTAGCCATGATGAAGAAACTAATTTCATCTTGTCTGGCAACCTTAGCGCGAATATCGCTTCTTTGGATACAGAAAGTCACTCAGGTGCTTTACGCTACCTTTATGATATTAGCCAAGATGTGACACTGGGGGTTATTTCAACGTTTCGACGTGCTGACGACTACCATAACTATGTCACTGGCCTTGATGGTAGTTATCGCATTAACGGAGCAAACTCCTTGAAATTTCAATGGTTAGCAAGTGATACCGAATATCCACAAGACTTGTTCACGCAATTTTGTCGAGGCAACTGTTCACCCAATGAACAAGTGTTGCGCAGTCAAAAAGAAGGAAGTTTTTCAGACAACGCTTACCAGCTTAAATATCTTCACGATTCTGAATACTGGACGTTAGATGCGCAGCGTCAATGGTATGGTGAGGATTTTCGCGCCGACCTAGGATTCATCAATCGCGTTGATTACGTCAATGATCAAATTAATATTGTTCGCAGCTTTTACCAAGATGAGCAAGCGCTTTGGTCAACAATTGATGTTGGCAGTAAATACGCCATTCAGCATAATGAAAACGGTGAATTGATTAATCGAGAGCAATCATTTTATGCTTTTGCCGACGGCCCACTATTGTCACGTGTAGAGTTAATTTATGTCGATGCGAATAAAGTGGGTTTGCGACAAGACAGCAGTAATTTATCTATCGATGGCAACACTAAACGCTTTAACGAACAGCAATGGCGCTTCTTTGGGCAACTTAGGCCAAATAATAAAACTTACGTGTCACTTGAGGGTACATTAGGAGATAAGATCGATTACGACAACGACCGTTTAGGTGATATCGTTGAGTTAATAGGTAATGTTACATGGCACCCTAACCCTCATCTTGAAATTGACTTATATCACACCTATAGCGAGCTTGATGCAGACAGCCAAAATGTTTTTACCGCTAATCTTACCGATTTAAGGCTGCGTTATTATTTTGATGTGCAAAGCTCTTTAAAACTGAGCCTCGTCTATCAAGATATTGATTACAACCCAGACAATAATCCGCTGAGCTTTTTTAGCGAGCAAGAGCGCAGTTTAGCAACACAATTGATATATGCTTATAAATTGAACCCGCAAACGGTGTTTTTCTTAGGCTATTCAGACAATAGTTTTGAAGATGACTTTATTGGGTCATTAAAACAGGAAAGGCGCACAATATTTACCAAAATAAGTTACGCTTGGCGATAA
- a CDS encoding DUF2919 family protein has protein sequence MAEQFKHYTVSDFDRFDCVKLSKTIYLALAYLLRGYLVWMMSVTNFNDRVGIIQWIYPEPKLFYLNLASGSLGLLVLLLVSLRRPNANSWVKAVWPHTLKMILAALVIDSVIVFAGYYWWQLTDVSVMVAQLSIALIVAAPCLLSKRLKLNLVEFPEPLPEK, from the coding sequence GTGGCAGAACAATTTAAACATTATACGGTGAGCGATTTTGATCGTTTTGATTGCGTTAAACTCTCGAAAACTATTTATTTAGCGCTTGCTTACTTATTACGTGGCTACTTAGTGTGGATGATGTCGGTCACCAACTTCAATGACAGGGTAGGAATTATTCAGTGGATTTACCCAGAGCCCAAGTTATTCTACCTAAATTTGGCATCCGGTAGCTTAGGGCTATTAGTTTTGCTGCTAGTGAGCTTAAGGCGTCCTAATGCGAATTCATGGGTGAAAGCTGTGTGGCCTCATACATTAAAGATGATACTGGCGGCATTAGTGATAGATAGTGTGATTGTGTTTGCTGGCTATTATTGGTGGCAGTTAACGGATGTGAGTGTGATGGTGGCACAATTATCAATTGCCTTAATCGTCGCTGCACCATGTTTGTTGAGTAAACGCTTAAAGCTAAATTTGGTTGAATTTCCAGAGCCGTTACCAGAAAAGTAA